cattcagatacaccctgtatataaatttttatatgatactcatttttattattattcatgaACATAAAAAGCTAAAAACAACAAgctattattttaattaattttagaatttttttatttactattttctggtaatatatttatttgttttattttaaagtttaccgTTTTGTTGTCgtaaaatatcacaaattacTCGGGAATGATTgggaaatgaaaaagaaaatttttgaataaactaaatttatattGATGTGACGCTGTCCTATAAgcaatttctttatttgtttatatgttCTGAGTAACATTCAATAAGATGTTGAACAAAATTTGAGGTATTGGTTATAATCATATAAGGATTATAACTATTATAACTATTGGGATGTACACATTTACATATACAAagtaaattgtattattaccAAAATTCTGGTAATTATTTTGCTTACATTTTATCAATTAAGTCTTCTTCAAGTAATCGTAGATAAGTATTATTGATTGAATAAAACGAATCATTAATATAACGTTTTCTCATGACGACTCCAATTATATCTTATTACTACTTTTTCATTCCGTggtattttacttttataataaaagtttctttcaaCGAAACCcgtaatttacaaaataaaaacaaacgaAAACCGCTACTTATAAACTATGGAAAAACTTCATAAGAGTAATTACTGCATTTTAAACGACCGAATATAAGAATCTTTGCTGTGATTCAATTCCATACATTTCAAACCAAATAATCTAGTTAACTAAACAGTTTTAATACGAACCGAatcggaaaaaatttattatatttttagccttaaaatgtttaaagtgGTAATTTTTGCCTGTAAATTAATCGGCGTCTGGATGTTGTTTAATCCCAAAAAGTCTCCGTGgtatgaaattttatattcagCGCTAGCATTGTCAGCAGCAACTTTGTTTCTCTGTACGGAACTTTCGGAAACAAGAAACACCATAAATCATATGAACGAATTTGTTTATCAATTAGCAGTCCTTCTGACGCATATAGTTGggtttgtaaaattattagcGATTTGTTTTAATCGCGAGAAATTCTGGGGTATTATGGAAGATTTAAAGTTGATGAATGATTATTGGATGAAAATGGGcggaaattataaaaagaggATGGAAATAGCTCAGAGAGAAGTGCAAAAAGTAATAACGTTATTTACTCTTTCCGCAGTAACGATCACAATATTAATGCAATCTGCTGCATTCTTTGGCATACTTTTGGAAGacgaaataatatttgaaaatgtcGATGGTACCTGCAGAAGCAAATTGAGCGTTTTCAGTACGATACTATTTGAAACAAAGTCGAAAATGTCTTGCATGTGGGTTTGGTTGTATCAAAcgattcaaataattttgtgcTGCCTAATTATAACTggtaaatatatttaataacttcttgagaaattaataattatttcgtttcTTGTAGCTGGagatattacatttttttcttacttAATGTATGTAACAGCAAATGTTAAAGCTTTacaagaacattttaaagatattcgAAGAATTGCTAAAGATAAACTAAAACATACATTTTCAGCTATACATGATGATTTAAATGATGACGATTTGTATTCTAGCCCTGGACTGATTTTTGTTATGGAAGACGAAatgaaaaattgttcaaaacaCTTACAGTGGTTAATaaagtaatagaaaataattagTATTGAGAAAATTGGTtcgtttatttactttatttgtttttgtagaAAAGTTGAAGACGTTGAAGATATCTACAATTTCCCGATTCTGCTCCAAATGCTGTGCGCTTTATTCACACTGATGTCGTGTTTATACGTTGCAACTTCAGTACGAATCTATTATTCtagttaaattgtttttagaaAAGTTTATTCAGTCCATCTTAATTCAGCTatgatatttgaaaaaattttacaacccAAAATTAGATATTGGTCAGATTCACAGAAATagatttgtataaaatttattcataattGAGTTAACATACTAAAGATAGAATGTTAAGCAAATACCGATGTAAACAACTCCTCCATTGCCATCCATACAGCTTTCCAATATATTCCTAACAAATATCGGTTTTGGCATGTCAAGATAATGAAGAGTGGTGAAAATCGATTTGTGGTTGTAATACATTGATCCTGAATTGGATGCTTTTGACTCGTGCTTATGGTAGAcctttgaaatgtcaataatACGCCAAGTTGGTAGGATATAGTCTCGTTTGTTATAGGAATTAACCAGACAAATCGCTCTACCAACTATGAATCTCTGTCAATCCTTGCGGTTTCCAGTATAAAGTCATCTTAAGCCGTAGATTCCATTTTGCATAATTCCCTCGGATCACAAAAGTTTGGTTTCTCAGAAGCAGCCCACCGAGTCAATCTTTATGGTTACAACTCTCTTATGGTCTTGATCAATTAAAgcgtttttaaatggaattaaTGGAATAGGTATACACAAAATACACTGAAAGTGTATTTGATTCCCATACGTTGATGCAAGACTATTTAAAAACTCCCGtgttgaaaaattgtttatcacttttgattttttaaatttttactagACGCCTAAAAATTTGTTACTATGACTTACGTTACTATGTAAtaggtaataataaaaaaatacaatatttttctctatcgATCAACACGCAATTTCTATctctgaaaataattttgaacaactaaATTTTTATAGTCATACGGAAAAGCTATAAAGCTAAAAAGTACGAATCCACGTTTGTTTGAGTTTTTAATCTTTCAGTCGTCTGCAAATATtcagattaatttttttaacttctttctttattaagtaatccaaacatatttaaaaatagagagTCATTTTGCAAACACtaatcatatttttaattcccTATATCTTTgaaccattattaaaaatctttttaagacCTTTTAAAAACCTAGGTAAAGTAtcataaatatgtttttaatagattacaaattttatcaatttaattcaCACCAATCAACTTGTCCCATAACCTTAGATGTATAAAGCTGCGATTCAGGTCAAAGCTTTTATTAGCAATCAAATATAACTCTATCCAGTTACAACAGTTAACTGCTTATCAAAGTTATTATAATATTGGACAACATACTGCTGCTGAATGGAAGATGTGTGATATCTGTTATTAAGCCGATGTGACCGATGCGCAATTATTCGTATCACATCGATACTATAACGAATAAAGCTCAGTAATATGTAGCCATATATTgtaactatatttttgtaattcgcgacggtaacgAAAGCTCTAACaatactcaaacgggtgctgtaatgagactccttacagcatccgatgctgtaatgagattttagtaacattttatggaaccagttcaagttggtgacattgggtcattaatttttctagttgtcaatgtgacaatttttgtctatggatgtttaaacacgttcttagcatcgaatacaaggtccacaatgatgaggacattgaacactgagcaatttctcttattttgggagatgtacatgaaacatttttttcaggtgaatacattttgtgttttgacagtttctaattgtcaattcaaatttctattttcaagtgttacggtgttaccaactgctacgtgaattacaaaaaatagcataaaaaacacatttcataagacttaaagcactcattcattaaaaaactcgtggcttcgccactcttgttttaaacttgtttttaatatactattatttaattgtagCACCTCGGCACAAATTATTTCagattaataaaacaaaattatatattttccgTTTTCATTAAAGCCGCGACCGCTCGCGACAAGCTGAGCAGTATGTTGATGatcaaaattgtattaatatgCATTTAATTGTAGAACATTCTACAGATGATGCTGTCGTTTAGCGGAatacgttttcttttttactattttagtGCTTGCTCTAgatatattatgtataagGTCATTGATAGACAGCACCCTGCTTGAGTTCTTTAGTGATGTGGAAGCTATTCGACACTCTCTGCCTCATTTTCATTCTACCTGTTGCTTGTTGATACAAGTTATTACTACCTTATACCGTTATACTgatgtttgtttttttgtttgattccTATAACTTGGTATGTAGGTCTATAAACACTAGGTGGCTGATTACACGGTGTTCTTTTATTGTTGATATTCCAGCCTGGAATCCTGCCTAATCGTCTGTAGTCTAGGTCTATTTTGTTGACCAGTATATGgtcatataattaatatattatagcGTGCCCATCACTGCTACATTTCTGTAACTGTCGCAGTTTTGCATATGTCCGTTTTCATGTATGACAGATATATAGGCAGTGCTCCATTATAAGCCTCAAATGATTGGCAATAGTTATTGTAACATTTTATAAGTTCTGCTGGGCATGTTATGCTCCcgtatatttattttacgtaTTTCATCTGGAAAACTATACTTGCTCTTCACAAATGGTGGTCGCTGCTGCATATTCCTTCTCTATAAACTCTTAGGTCCTATAAAGATCTAGATTAGGTTTGTTTTTGTCTCATTGTTGTGGATAAGCCGATTACGGCCTCCCTCTATGGATCCCCATACTCAAAGATatttatacagggtaattcaaattcgacccccaccattgggatctcagaaaccataagagatacagagATGGTTAAATGGGGGCAAAATTGCGTCTCttagagctcatcatttttcaactaagtttttggatctagccgttttagtttttaaaatatggccgaaaaacaaaaaaatgactttttggttttttgcctataacttctttatttttcgttttttctggaatgaaaaaacattcttgaggcaactttttatgaaaaatgtcatgacacaactagaaattttctccgacgtttcgttttcgtgaaactatcatcaggtttattttttcttatgaacGCCATATTTGATTTTCTCACCAAAAAAGAGGAGAATTATTTCTGATTTCAATGATATGTCACACaatgtatttcatttaaaaatacattaaattattcaaaaaaaaggataaaccTGATGATAGTTTCACGAAAACCAAACGTCagagaaaatttctagttgtgtcatgacatttttcataaaaagttaccttaagaatgtttttttcagattcatgagaaaacgaaaaataaaggaGTTATacgcaaaaaacgaaaatagttatttttgatacaagataGCGAAATGACACTTTTGCATTCGAAACGAAAGATCGTTCGAGAATGCAAAAGAATTTCGCTGTCGTGtatcaaacaacattttttcgaaaactgagtattctaaagttataaattaataaaaagaccaAATTCTGTATAATGACATTTAGAATTCATTTaatgttatgtcaaaaacttaACGTCACATCGATTTAACCTCACTTATTGAACAAATGTACtattataaatttgcatttaaacGTGAAATGAAATGCGTCCTGGACGTAAAATACTTTTACGTCCTGTTGACAAAAAACTATCGTTTTGACGGTCGCTAAGTACTACGCAAAAGTCAACTATTAAtagcagttttcgaaaaagtcatttttttgtttttcggtcatattttaaaaactaaaacggctagatccaaaaacttCGTTGAAAAACGATGAGCTCTAACATGCGTAACTTTgcccccatttaaccatttctgtatctcttatggtttctgagatcccaatagtgggggtcgaatttgaattacctgtatatacatataataagtaacagaattttgaaatatattttgatgccaataataataaattaataactaataaattattatttttttaggttgaAATCTTTAGTACACCTTTCTTGGTTGAAGCTGAAAAGTACTTTATTTTCACCCTGCAAGTCGCGATGTACTGTTTAATTGGAAACAAAGTTGAAGTCGCTGTAGCTATAATATTTTATACCGAAGAAAATCAttcagataattttttattttgttgtagtTTTCGGAAATACCAAATGCAATTTATCATACATCTTGGTACTCagtaaataattcttttaagaAATCCATGATTATCAATATGATTCGATTGAATAAACCAATTGGCTTGACAGTTGGAAAATTTACTGTTTTAAGTCTAGCTTTGCTGGTTAAGGTAAATATTTAGTAGTAATCTAAGCTGCaggtttaaaaaaacttttttgtttagatTTTACGTATATCTTACTCATTTTTTGCTGTACTGAGAAAGTAAAGaacagaaaatataaaaaagaaaaaataataacttttatgttccaagtaaaaaaaggatttacttttataaattttttattttatgcaaaattaccggaaatttaagaaaatgtaattttaccGTAATGTATGTCATACATCCACATTTTCAACTCGCCACTGACATTAGGTATTCCCCGATTTCCTTGGTATTACACAAGGTCTGTTGAGTGTTGGTTATAAgttataaggttatccaactcgaACAAATTAACGTTGACGGGGTGAGGTGGGAAACATGACGTCATTGGaggaaaaatataacataatataaatttaatataaatataataataatatttatctacaactattgaattatctattcgttatacaattgatttttgacgggtaatgacactcATTACCCATGacagacaaagtgttgaataatgaggccattattccacacttCTGACActgcctactaatcaaaaaataaaatattaacagaaatgacagctttcttatattgaggttatgtctgaaatgtctatcaagtttatttttttttcgtttttttgatttttttttcaaaattaaatagttgtagataaagtatagtattcaacttgcgtataatggatgttacccactcagattacaacactcgctcgcttcgctcgctcgtgttgcaacttcttcttcgtgagtaacagccgccattatacgcttgttgaataatatactattatattaataattatttaaaaattaaacaagtgTTATTAAACTCCAGAAATAAAGAATTTGTGTTGGTTAGTTGGTTTACGTATATAAATGAAAACATAGAAATGAcaattcttccaatgacgtcacaaCATGGCCTTTGCGGAGGGGATACGTTCATAACAACAGCGTTCATAgggagttggataaccttatacagtatgtttactcaacggaccttgGGTATTAcacaaggtctatagaacatatgGTTACCCaattccctatgcctctgtagtatcgattattactCCGCAGAatgacgtcactggttcgatacagtcagagTAGAGTTGAGTAAAAGATAGCCTgtactgtggtacagtctatataaaatatttaaacttggcatcgtgttgtgttgttcatcgaaccagctacgtcactgacccaccttgcccctcagaggaggagaatcggcattaggtaaccttatgttctatagaccttgggtATTACAGACATCATAGAGCGATTTTAACTGAACTCTTGGACGATAGATGTCTCTTATAGCcaatattaaacaatattttaatctGTATTTAGATTACCTTACGGGTAATATTACGGTAAAGTAGCAGGTAATGTTACGTAATATTACTTAAATTACCGGTAATATTACCGCGGTAGTATTACTTTTTACATCACTAGTTTCAAGGTTAATTCTTAACCTTTCgtcacagaataaccagaaatgaCAGTGAACCCGTCTAGACAAAATGGGGCCTTGTGAATCGCCATTTTATTGGAGTTTATTTTGAGCTAATATCACATCGGTTTATTATTTACTAATAAAAGTTTGACATATTGACTCCAACCTAAAGTCTATTTATGATATATACATAAGTTTATATAAGTACGTGTAtctcaaataattaaataatgtttctTATCATTAACTGTTTGGGTAAATTACTAAGAACGTGTAATTCTGtccttaaaattatcaataacgatggattaaaaaaatttatattgcaattctacttttacatataaattgtataataaaataatagtataaacacaaaaaaaaatgctgtgtataaataattcttttacgATACAAATTTAAGCGTGTGAACCTGTATTATAAACTCCAATAAAATGGCGGAAACAGTGGAGCCATACATGGCGCCAAAGCATCGAGGTCCCAAACTCGCCAATCTAAAACATCAAACGTTCCGACAAAGCTGTCagttctggttattctgtgctTTCGTAACAATCACATAGTTCCTAAAGCAGATTTAGAAGACCGAAACAGATGTCAAACAATAACATGTGTTTGTCATTAAGTGCACAAGAATAAttagattatttaaattgttgtatttttaagTAATGATTGACTGTTAATAAAACGAACTCACGTTTTGTTGTTTCAATGAAATCCAGTTTATGATTGGAGTATGCCCCTATAGGTATATTTCACATAACAAcaaattatcgattttttctcCTGGCAACTTTACATTACTATTACCATACAGCAGTgcttaaaatttgaaaatattctgataagaaaaataagtgAGACCAGAACTTTCCAACAATGAACAACAAATATTGTACATTATAAGTGGACAATATTAATACAttaatatacatacatattaaTGTAAAATCTTACATTAATATTGTAAGATTTTTGGTATTACTACTATCCGTCCAAAAAGTTAACGCCTCTCAGTTTAGAGATTGATATCTTCGTAATCCCTCGAACATATCTACACATATCTACGTAAAatgtgaatttaaaaatttttggctcaGTGGTTTTCATAatatcgcgagttaaatgaaaaaagtctctacctttttctcaaaaactgacgaaaaaattacaattttgaacagcttgatgaaaaaaattgcggtaAGATTTGTTGCAATCACTGAACTGAATTTCTACGACGGCAACTATGTCCACTTTAAGActtcttttttcaaaaactattacgaaaaattaccttaaattaattaatctgaGTAGTATAGATTCGCCGATTCTAGAATctcctcctcgaacctgcgttctaggaggaggttcttgaatcggcaaattttttgggggtcagAGGATGTTCGATGAGGAgtggaggttcttgaatcggcg
This genomic stretch from Onthophagus taurus isolate NC chromosome 7, IU_Otau_3.0, whole genome shotgun sequence harbors:
- the LOC111419699 gene encoding odorant receptor 2a-like, whose product is MNEFVYQLAVLLTHIVGFVKLLAICFNREKFWGIMEDLKLMNDYWMKMGGNYKKRMEIAQREVQKVITLFTLSAVTITILMQSAAFFGILLEDEIIFENVDGTCRSKLSVFSTILFETKSKMSCMWVWLYQTIQIILCCLIITAGDITFFSYLMYVTANVKALQEHFKDIRRIAKDKLKHTFSAIHDDLNDDDLYSSPGLIFVMEDEMKNCSKHLQWLIKKVEDVEDIYNFPILLQMLCALFTLMSCLYVATSVEIFSTPFLVEAEKYFIFTLQVAMYCLIGNKVEVAFSEIPNAIYHTSWYSVNNSFKKSMIINMIRLNKPIGLTVGKFTVLSLALLVKKPCAFGNYVVRRFPLIAFVYLKFGQETFLEKGLTVLNELT